In Pseudomonadota bacterium, the DNA window CTTTACCATGGACACGAATGACATGCGCCGGATATGTTTTACCGCTTTCCTCCACATAAACATCAAACGGCGTGCCGACATTCAGCCAGCGCAGCCAAACAGACGGCACCAGAAATTGCAACAGCAGCGGTTCATTTGAAGAAATTTCCATCAACACACGCCCGCGTTCCGCGTATTCATAGGGGCTGGCCAACCTGTTTGTCACGCGCCCGTCAAACGGCGCCTTGATCGTGCAAAGAGAAATACGTTCTTCAACCTGCGCCAGGCGCGCCTGTTCTTGTGCCACGCTTTCCTGTGCCGCAATATATTCAATTTCGGATAATGTCCCTAATTTGCGCAATTGCTTTTTGGCTTTCAGTTCGGCATCAGCCAGACGCAGCGCCGCGTTTTTCTCATTGTAAAGCGCCTCTTCCATCGCACAGTCGAAACGCGCCAAAATATCTGCGGCAGAGAAAACATCACCGTTCTGGAAGGGAAAATCGAGAATTTTACCGCTCATCAGGCTTGAAATAACGGCCTGTCTGCGCGCGATCAGAACAGATTGCACTTCATGTGTCTCAACAGGTGCGTCGGACAAAGCCGGCAAGGCTTCCGCCGTTGCCGTTTCTACCGGATTATCCCCTGCTGCAGGCGCAATTTGCGCAAAAGTTTCAATATCATCCAGAACTTTTTGCATCGGGCTGAACTCTGGTGTGTTCTGCGCTTGCGCCGCACCCATTGCAATAACGGATACGGGTTGTGCAACTATTGTCTCGCGCGGCGAGACAGAGAAGAAAAATTTGCGCGATGATGCAAACTCAACGGCTTTTTCCCCAAAGTTGTTAACCTTTTGCACAGCCGTTAGAACCGTATGGGAAGCCCCCAGCGTGAGAGGTGCATAAGCGTCAGCCACCTGTTGTTTGACCGCTGTCAGATCAGGCGCTTCCAGTTCCGTCACTTTCTGAACAAGCTGTTCCTGCAGAAGCGCCGTTTTCTCAAGTGCTTTCTGTCCCGCATCCCGCGCAAAAACGCCAAATGCCTGTAGTTTTTGTCCTGCAACGGCAGGCACGCGCCGCCAATCATCCTTATTGAACAAAAGCGGGTCGGACAATACCAGCATTAACCCCAGAACTGCGCCAAACAACACACAGGCAACAAACAGCGCACGGGTTTTACCCGTCGCCGTTTTGCGCTGCGCCTGTCCTGCGGATTTTCGTCCGAAGGGGGCGGCCTTGTTTTTTCCTCCCGATGCATCGAGCATAATGTCTCTTCGCAACCTTTCATTTACCGATGCGGTGTTTACAACACCGTATCAAGCTGTGTCAGGTGATATTTTTCGTCTTCTTTTTTTTGTTCTTCTCCGTCTTGGCTTCCGGCATTCTGCCAAATATCCACGCCCAAGCTGTTCAACATGCGTGCATAAGCATGTTGTGCTGCCTGATAGGCAAAACTTCTGTCCCATTGCAGCAGAGCATAATCGAGCTCCGTGTTGAGAACACTTAAATCACTGCCTAGACCCGCCTCGCGCTTGCGCGTCGCGCTACGCAAAATCTTCCGGTAATTATCCGCCTGTTCATCCATTTTTAAAAACTGGCTGCGGCTTTCTTCCAGCTGCTGTTTTGCGACATGAACCTGCGCAATCACCGCAACCAACAAGGCATAACGCTGCTTATCAGACAGCGCTTTTTTGTTCTTGGCCTGTTCATAACGCTGCGGCAGTGTAAACAAATCCATCAGCATTGCGGAAAGCGATACCGAGAAATTCGCCCAGTCCTGATCGGATAGAAAGGAATTCGTATCTTTGTTCAGCCCCAGAAAGAAGCGCGCACCCGGCAAAACCTCCAGCACAGTGGTTTTGATATCACGCAGGGCGATACGTTCTTTCAAAAAAGCCTCTTTGATTTCAGGGCGGTTCATCAGCGCTGTTTCCTGCAGCTTTTCGCTGTCCTGCTCCAGCTTGGGAAACTCTGCGGATGTCAGCCAATTTTCCCGCGGCAAATGCAACGTCACTTTATCTTCGGGTGACAACCCGACCAGTGTCTTCAGCTCCAGCATCGCTTGCGCAACATCGCGGCGCTTTTCCGCCAGCGCGTTGCGCTTGCGAAGCAATTCCTCTTTTTTCTGCAAACCGCTTTCATACGGGATGACGCCTTTTTGTATGGCCTGTTCCAAATCCGCCAACCGCCCGTCAGATTCTTTCAGCAACGCGGCATGTTTCTCTGCTGTTTCCTGTTCCGCCGCAGCGCGCCAGAAGGCAACATAGACATCCTGTGCCAGATTTTGCAGCACTTTGCGGCGGCGTTCATGTGCAATCAGCACGCGATCAGATGCCGTACGTGCATGGGCAACTGTGACGGCGGCATCCAGAATATTCCAGCTCGCTTCCAATTGCGCCGTGCGGCGGTGCCTGTCTGTGGAAATGGATGGTTCCAGTGATTGCATTCCCGTTAAAGCCGAACGGCTAGATGACGCACCTGTATTACTGCGTCCCTGATAGGATGCGCCGGCTTCGATCTGCGGCAACAGGCTCAATTTTTCGATATTGTATTCACCGCTGCGAAGCAGCTCTTCCATCAGCGCGACCTGCACATCCAGATTGCGTTTCACAGCCAGATCAAGCGCCTGATCCAGCGTCATCTGCAAGATGCCGTCATTTTTCTGTGCGATGACTTCCAAATCGCTGCGCAGTTTTTCCGTGTATTCCCGATCCCCCATCGGCGCAGTCGCCGTCGAACAGGCCGTCAAAAACAACAGCTCGGACATCAGTAAAAAAAAACTGCCAAGACGAAAAAAATTTATGCTGGAATAAAGACCCATAGAGACCAAATTTTCTAACAATTAGGGGCGGCAGAGAAGCCGAGCGAAAGCCTAGAGAATGCATAATTATGCACTCTTTCATTTTACGCTCTTCTCCATACAGGTCAATATGTTAGTAATTTTTTAACAATTTATGTGATAAAGGCGACTTAAAAAAAGCCGCCTTTCACGCCCCTGTCCGGCAGAGGCATCGTTAATACGCTGAAAAACCTTCTTCGCCTTAGGCGGCTTCGGTTTTTACGATAATTTCCAGCATTTCGTCTTTCAGCGACAGACGTGTCTTTTTCAGATCTTCCAGACGCTCGTCACTGGCGGCTTCAATTTCTTTTTCGATGCGTAAAATTTCTTTCGTCACATCTTCATATTCATCGAAAAGCTTTTTAAAATGGGCATCCGCCGTTTTCAGCGTGTGGATTGCTTCTTTATGTTCCGGCAGTTCATGTACCAAATCGTGATGTTCTTCCAACATAGTGTTTTCCTTTCATTTGCGGTGATTCCAAGGGAGTTTAAAGCCTGCGGCCTCAAAAATAAAGCATTATGACAGAAAAATCACGCCATCATCCCAAAACGGCGGATAGCTTCATAACCCAGCCCCAGACCGACACTAGACAGCTTATTCTCCTCAGATATCTCCGCCTGTGGAAATTTGGCTGCGATTGTTTCTTTCAACAATGGTACCTCTGTCGTACCGCCCGTCAAAATAATCAATTCCACCGCCTCTTCTGCGATTTGCGCCTGCCGCAAACAATCATCAATATCGGCAATAATCGCACGCACATGTTTCTCCACCGCATCATTAAAAACGCTGCGCGCCACAGTAACGGAAAACGCCTCCTCTACAAAATCAAGCGATGCCGTCACTTGCAAATGCTCCGTCAGTCCGATTTTACAATCTTCAACCGCCGCCAAGAGCTGATGGCCTTTTTCCTCCTCCAGCAATTTGATATAGCGTGAAAACTTTTCCGGCGCATGTGACTGCGGCAAAATATCCCGCATCTGCTTGTGCATTTTCGGCGTGTATAAAAAGTTGATTTTCGACCATTCGGACATGTCATGGAACGGCACAGCCGGAAGCGGTAGGTTTTTCTCGCCGTAATCCGTGCCGTATCCGAAATCGGGCATGAAGGCACGCAGACTTAAATCCTTGTCAAAATCATTTCCGCCAATACGGATACCGGAATTGCCGAGAATGTCATCCGTGCGGTCAGCTTTATCCATCACATCCTGCGCCAGACGAATGACGGTAAAATCCGATGTACCGCCTCCGATATCGGCAACAAGTGCCAGTTTTTCAGATGGAAGATTTCTTTCATGCGCAAAAGCGGCCGCGATCGGTTCATACTGAAAAGCGACATGTTTAAACCCGACGGCTTGCGCGATATTCTGCAATTCGTCCTGCGCACGACTATCGGTTTTGCTGTCATTATCGGCGAAATGCACGGGTCTGCCCATAACGACATTTATCATTTCAACGCCGCTGTGCTGCTCTGCCACAGCTTTCATATGGCCGATAAAATCACCCAGAACATCTTCAAATTTCTTCAGCTTTCCATTTACCACCGTGCCGTCATTCATCAGGCTGGTACCCAGAATACGTTTCAGACTGCGCATGAAACGCCCCTCTTCCCCCTCCATAAAAAGCTGCATCGCCTGTTTGCCGAAACAGGGCTGCGGCGCAACGGCAGAATAGAAAACGGCACTCGGAATCGTTATGCCGTCCTCTTCCAGAGGCACAAGCGTCACGGCGCGTTCCCTGCAAAGGGCAAGCGTTGAATTCGAGGTTCCAAAATCAAGACCGCAATTCATTGAAATAACTGTTCTGTTTGATGGCAGCGCAAATGCCTTTCATAGATAGGAAGGATGGCCGCATTTGTCAAGCAGGGGTACGGAGGAGGCTGCATATAGGGCTGGCGCAACCTGAAATATCTCATCTATAATCACAGACAGTATAATGACAATCTTGTAGCATGGTTTCAAATATGCCGGATTTTACAGTTTTCGACAAAACAATACTGGTCACAATTGCCAGCGCAGCGGCAGCATTCCTTATTGTTCTGGGTGTCGGGCTGACGCTTGTCAAAAACAAAAGCCGGACAGAACTGAAGCGCCAAAAAACACGCGGCGGCAAGGAATGGCAAAATGCCCGCCAAAAAATACGCTTTTTCCGTTTCAAAAATGCGCGTGAAATACTGATTATTTTTTCACTGCTGGCACTGATCGCTCTGGGGAAATTTCTGGAACCGTCCCCGCCTGCCGCAGATACACACAGCGCCAAAGACGGCAAAAGCAGCAGCACAATTTTCTGCCATTCCCCCTACATTATTGACGGCGATACTTTCGACTGTATCGGCACGCGCATACGTCTGACGGGGATTGATGCGCCGGAAATGCCCGACCATTGCAGAGCCGGGCGACGCTGTACCAAAGGCGATCCCTTTGCCGCAAAAGATCATCTGAAGACTTTAACAACGGGCTGGGTAAAATGCCACGCCATCGAAATTGACCATTACGGGCGCACCATTGCCCGTTGCACTGTAAAGGATATCGATCTTTCCTGCGCGATGATCGCCTCCGGCCATGCCGTCCGGCGTTACAGCCGTATTTCCTGCCCTTAAGTCCGGCAATCAGAAACTGCCGACAATATTGAAGAAAACACCGCGGCTTTGATAATCAAGATTGGTCAGATCATCCGAGAAATCCGTGAAGTTATAACCGACGCCCAGTTTGACATTCTCGTTAAAATGCCGGTACACGCCGATCAAGCCGCCGGCTTTTGCGTCACCGGCATCTTTGGCATCAAGATAGCGCAGCTCACCCGTCACATCCCATTCATGCACCACATGCCAGTCAGCACGTGCCACGCCCAGCCATGCCGTGCTACTGAACCACGGCGTACCTGCCGCCGTCGTATCACGCAATTCGCCGACACGGTATCCCAACTTGCCGCCCACCGATAGTTTAGGAAACAGATCATAAATAAAATCGCCCGAGAAGACATGACTGCGCTGTTCATAGCCGTTTGCAGCACCTGTGCCAGAGACTTGCCCCGGGCTACCCTCATCAGACAAATAAGTGTAACGCACCAGCGCATTCAATTTGTCGTTCAAAACGGGGCGGTAGCCAAAGCCCATATTCAGCTCGGTAAAATTCGCATCCGTCGTGCTACCTGTACCCGCATCGCTGAGAGCAACATCCAGTCCGCCCGAGAAACGCCAATCTTCCGAAACCTGATAGGCCAGCGTATTTTTCATCAGCCATGATGTTCTGTCACCTGTCGTATTGCCGCTTTCTTCGCGCCATTCCAGCGTACCGCCATAGCGGACTTTATCGCGGGTATAACCTGCGGAGACGGAGGCCGCAATCCGGTCAAGATCACCGGTTGCCGGGTCAGAGGTTTTTCCGGTTTCAAATTTACCGCCCCATGTCCAGCGGTCGCTGGCAGCAAGGTCCAGCCCCATCGCATGCATAATGCCGGACTGCCCCTGCTGCGCATGCAGATAACGCTGCTCGGAAAATACCGACAAATTATCAGTATAGCGGGAGCGCGTTCCCGCCACGAGCGTATTGCTGCGCCCGTTATTGCCCGTATCAGTGCGCCCTGTGTCAGACAGATAATTGATATAATGGCTGGTACGGTCGTCCACACGGTAATCCAGCCCCGCCTTGCCGCCGAGACCGTCATCGCCGCCTGTCAGTTCGCCGCTGATTTCCAGCCGGTCATTCAGGCGGAATAAACCGCCGCCGCCGTAACGGTCATTGCCCAGCCGCGTCGTATCACGGTGCAGCGTTGTTTGCGCAAGGCCGTAAATTTCGTAACGCCCCGGCGTGCCCTCTTCCGTCAACGGCGCATAACCAAGTTTTACAAGCGCGTCCGTCCGCTGCCCTGTTTGCGCCAGCACCGTACTACCGCCTGCCGCCAGCGCCGTATCACGGTCATCATGCCGCGCGCCGAATGTCAGCGTTGTTTCCTGTGACAATGCGTAATCCACACCCGCCTCGACCGCTTTATAACTGCCGGTCGTTTTGCCTTCCTTGAAATCGGCCTTCGCTGTGAAATCCAGCCTGTCCGACACCGGCAGACGGAGCATACCGCCTGATTGTTCTACGCCTTCATTTGTCAGCTGCCCCGGCGCGGAAAAGCCGTTTTGCCTGTTCAGCCAATATCCCGATAATGTCCCGTTTTGTCTGCCATCCGTCAGTTCGGCAAAATCAGCGGCAATCTCTATACGGTGCGCATCCGCATCAATACCCGCCGTTCCCGTTTGCGGGATAGCGCCAAAATTGAAACCGCCATTCTGTGAGGACATGCCGCCTGTTCCCGGACCGTCAGAACGTGCGGTTTCCAGTTTTAGATATGTGCCGGGTTTGTAACGCAGCGTCATATCCGCCCCCAAAAGGCTTTGCTGCCTGCCTGTACCTTTTTGTTCATAACCTGATGCGCCAACCCGCAGATGATCATTCACCCAATGGCTGACGCGCCCGCCTTTTGTCATGTTATCAACGGAAGAAACGCCGGGGGTAAATTCATAGCCCGCGACAAGATAAACCG includes these proteins:
- a CDS encoding efflux RND transporter periplasmic adaptor subunit; this translates as MLDASGGKNKAAPFGRKSAGQAQRKTATGKTRALFVACVLFGAVLGLMLVLSDPLLFNKDDWRRVPAVAGQKLQAFGVFARDAGQKALEKTALLQEQLVQKVTELEAPDLTAVKQQVADAYAPLTLGASHTVLTAVQKVNNFGEKAVEFASSRKFFFSVSPRETIVAQPVSVIAMGAAQAQNTPEFSPMQKVLDDIETFAQIAPAAGDNPVETATAEALPALSDAPVETHEVQSVLIARRQAVISSLMSGKILDFPFQNGDVFSAADILARFDCAMEEALYNEKNAALRLADAELKAKKQLRKLGTLSEIEYIAAQESVAQEQARLAQVEERISLCTIKAPFDGRVTNRLASPYEYAERGRVLMEISSNEPLLLQFLVPSVWLRWLNVGTPFDVYVEESGKTYPAHVIRVHGKVDPVSQTAEIVAEMSSYQEELLPGMGGKAIFDVGAARKKTPLGFIGLKVAANPEDVPQDLGDE
- a CDS encoding TolC family protein, with amino-acid sequence MSELLFLTACSTATAPMGDREYTEKLRSDLEVIAQKNDGILQMTLDQALDLAVKRNLDVQVALMEELLRSGEYNIEKLSLLPQIEAGASYQGRSNTGASSSRSALTGMQSLEPSISTDRHRRTAQLEASWNILDAAVTVAHARTASDRVLIAHERRRKVLQNLAQDVYVAFWRAAAEQETAEKHAALLKESDGRLADLEQAIQKGVIPYESGLQKKEELLRKRNALAEKRRDVAQAMLELKTLVGLSPEDKVTLHLPRENWLTSAEFPKLEQDSEKLQETALMNRPEIKEAFLKERIALRDIKTTVLEVLPGARFFLGLNKDTNSFLSDQDWANFSVSLSAMLMDLFTLPQRYEQAKNKKALSDKQRYALLVAVIAQVHVAKQQLEESRSQFLKMDEQADNYRKILRSATRKREAGLGSDLSVLNTELDYALLQWDRSFAYQAAQHAYARMLNSLGVDIWQNAGSQDGEEQKKEDEKYHLTQLDTVL
- a CDS encoding DUF465 domain-containing protein, whose amino-acid sequence is MLEEHHDLVHELPEHKEAIHTLKTADAHFKKLFDEYEDVTKEILRIEKEIEAASDERLEDLKKTRLSLKDEMLEIIVKTEAA
- a CDS encoding Hsp70 family protein, with the protein product MNCGLDFGTSNSTLALCRERAVTLVPLEEDGITIPSAVFYSAVAPQPCFGKQAMQLFMEGEEGRFMRSLKRILGTSLMNDGTVVNGKLKKFEDVLGDFIGHMKAVAEQHSGVEMINVVMGRPVHFADNDSKTDSRAQDELQNIAQAVGFKHVAFQYEPIAAAFAHERNLPSEKLALVADIGGGTSDFTVIRLAQDVMDKADRTDDILGNSGIRIGGNDFDKDLSLRAFMPDFGYGTDYGEKNLPLPAVPFHDMSEWSKINFLYTPKMHKQMRDILPQSHAPEKFSRYIKLLEEEKGHQLLAAVEDCKIGLTEHLQVTASLDFVEEAFSVTVARSVFNDAVEKHVRAIIADIDDCLRQAQIAEEAVELIILTGGTTEVPLLKETIAAKFPQAEISEENKLSSVGLGLGYEAIRRFGMMA
- a CDS encoding thermonuclease family protein, whose protein sequence is MPDFTVFDKTILVTIASAAAAFLIVLGVGLTLVKNKSRTELKRQKTRGGKEWQNARQKIRFFRFKNAREILIIFSLLALIALGKFLEPSPPAADTHSAKDGKSSSTIFCHSPYIIDGDTFDCIGTRIRLTGIDAPEMPDHCRAGRRCTKGDPFAAKDHLKTLTTGWVKCHAIEIDHYGRTIARCTVKDIDLSCAMIASGHAVRRYSRISCP